Proteins encoded together in one Candidatus Neomarinimicrobiota bacterium window:
- a CDS encoding ABC transporter permease, producing MTIFSAFFNRRLAQLRHRWIGELSLALLLPIGIYITVGFGLSESIPKLQDIPQLGWLIPGVVLMVAFAGALIAVFNDLLRNRGLNGFYCSVYASPYTTASTVMSLMFSILPEGVVRSLLALGILQVLLGYAYPFVGQLLFLFLIFLAVMLGGAAGLTLGIIGGDAVASQMVILLILIGLGFCSEWFVPVDVFPTAVQPLLHFLPTTILAELSRGLLLNQNYSPVLILVVLGTVALWTVFNSFLFPRISSE from the coding sequence GTGACTATTTTTTCCGCATTTTTTAATCGTAGGCTCGCCCAGCTCCGGCACAGGTGGATTGGTGAGCTTTCCCTGGCACTTCTTCTTCCAATTGGTATTTATATCACTGTCGGTTTTGGCCTTTCGGAAAGTATACCGAAGTTGCAAGATATCCCTCAACTCGGTTGGCTGATTCCCGGTGTGGTTTTGATGGTGGCTTTCGCCGGTGCTCTTATTGCTGTATTTAATGATCTTTTACGAAACCGTGGCCTGAACGGTTTTTATTGCTCAGTTTATGCCTCGCCTTACACGACCGCCTCAACTGTGATGAGTCTCATGTTTTCGATTTTGCCTGAAGGTGTTGTAAGGTCCCTTCTCGCCCTGGGTATCCTCCAGGTGCTTCTAGGATATGCCTATCCCTTTGTAGGTCAGCTTCTGTTCCTTTTTCTCATCTTCTTGGCTGTCATGTTGGGCGGTGCAGCAGGTTTAACCCTGGGGATTATTGGTGGCGATGCAGTTGCAAGCCAGATGGTAATTCTTCTTATCCTGATCGGCCTCGGCTTCTGTTCAGAATGGTTCGTTCCTGTCGATGTTTTTCCCACAGCGGTTCAGCCGTTGCTTCATTTCCTCCCCACAACTATTCTTGCTGAGTTAAGCAGGGGTCTGCTTTTAAATCAAAATTACTCCCCGGTTCTGATACTCGTTGTACTAGGTACGGTGGCTCTCTGGACCGTTTTCAACAGTTTCCTGTTCCCTCGCATTTCCTCTGAATGA
- a CDS encoding (Fe-S)-binding protein, translating into MGEAVVTPLASAFGQNEKRLLQECIHCGFCLPACPTYMENGKEMDSPRGRLYLMASALNGNASMDDAFSEHMKLCLVCRACETACPSGVQFGHLMEITRSAMAETKLPSFFEKHLLSKVLTSHGWLSTLFTLTRVYQKTGLRKLFSTRPFNLLVPQKVRTLQASIPSVPPRRFGTNDDVLYSAVGKKSGTVSLFTGCVMDHLYPHVHAATVRLLTWYNFDVNILAKQTCCGALHAHSGDTQTTTDLAQSNVDLFENIGSDFIIINSAGCGAHLKSYSKYREAGISGKILDLSEFLARMETKQMSNGRLLKVAYDEPCHLLHGQGVSAEPKSLLSQIPGVELVPLKEADRCCGSAGSYSITETKMSLDLLERKMNAVMKTGADILVTANPGCQIQLAWGVRRRGIEMEVLHLAQFLDRVFSNEPGYPTEPIAKAN; encoded by the coding sequence ATGGGTGAAGCTGTCGTTACTCCCTTAGCCTCCGCATTTGGTCAAAACGAAAAGCGTTTACTTCAAGAATGTATCCACTGCGGATTCTGTTTGCCCGCCTGTCCCACTTACATGGAAAACGGCAAAGAGATGGATTCTCCCCGTGGCCGCCTCTACTTAATGGCGTCCGCCCTCAACGGCAACGCTTCCATGGATGACGCATTTAGTGAACATATGAAACTGTGCCTTGTCTGCCGAGCGTGCGAAACAGCTTGTCCGTCAGGCGTTCAGTTTGGTCACCTTATGGAGATCACCCGAAGTGCCATGGCAGAAACAAAACTGCCTTCATTCTTTGAAAAGCATTTGCTAAGTAAAGTTCTCACTTCTCATGGCTGGCTGTCGACACTGTTTACCCTAACGCGTGTTTATCAGAAGACAGGCCTCCGGAAACTGTTTTCAACTCGGCCTTTCAACTTATTGGTTCCGCAAAAAGTAAGAACTTTACAGGCGTCCATACCATCTGTACCGCCACGGCGTTTCGGTACCAATGACGACGTACTTTACTCCGCGGTAGGCAAAAAAAGTGGGACAGTGTCCCTTTTCACAGGATGCGTCATGGATCATCTTTATCCGCATGTTCATGCGGCAACGGTTAGGCTTCTCACTTGGTACAATTTTGATGTAAACATTCTGGCAAAACAAACCTGCTGCGGCGCCCTCCACGCCCACAGCGGCGACACACAAACGACCACTGATCTGGCACAGTCAAATGTCGATCTTTTTGAAAATATAGGTAGTGATTTTATTATTATAAATTCGGCAGGATGCGGGGCTCACTTAAAGTCATACTCGAAATATAGGGAAGCGGGGATTTCCGGTAAGATTCTTGATCTTTCTGAGTTTCTGGCCAGGATGGAGACGAAACAGATGTCAAACGGACGATTGTTGAAGGTTGCCTATGATGAACCGTGTCACCTGCTCCACGGTCAGGGTGTATCGGCGGAGCCTAAATCGTTACTTTCACAGATTCCTGGAGTTGAATTGGTGCCACTTAAGGAAGCCGACCGCTGCTGCGGCAGCGCCGGAAGCTATTCTATTACTGAAACGAAAATGTCACTGGATCTTCTGGAAAGGAAAATGAACGCAGTTATGAAAACAGGTGCAGATATCCTGGTGACCGCTAATCCCGGTTGTCAGATTCAGCTGGCCTGGGGTGTCAGGCGCCGAGGAATTGAAATGGAAGTACTGCATCTCGCCCAGTTTCTCGATCGCGTTTTCAGCAATGAACCAGGATACCCCACTGAGCCTATCGCCAAAGCAAACTAA
- a CDS encoding DUF1343 domain-containing protein has product MNRFRKITICLLLFVSAFLAGQEFEHSRVVPVPDMGFLPGVFTGLDILQEMKFDQLRGKRLAVLTNQSALNRGGKHLLDLLAEKKDKFDVKIIFTPQYGILTDPVHSLKPPPDRMDQRFDAKIKRLWGREYRPNVLDLREVDLVIIDLQDTGVRFHTLMTTVTKVMEAAAEYEKPVIILDRPNPINGNILDGPVVRPQFQSFVGYHLVPIRHGMTVGEYALMVNETGWIRQSVTCDLTVIPMSNWRREMWMNETGLTMTPLWKEIADPVTLAAAVGTGLLEGTNLSFGEGTSEPYRIVGAPWLVPNQLLMGLNRAGLAGVRFSEVTFMPDSLSPIVSNPIYRGQECYGVKLVIENPDRFDSVRTTITILSLTAHLEPRRFKWTGNNYVDKLYGHNYLRIFIAQERDIRKLPATWSEELIRFNQFRQKFLLY; this is encoded by the coding sequence ATGAATCGCTTCCGGAAAATAACAATCTGTCTGTTATTGTTTGTATCTGCATTTCTTGCAGGTCAGGAGTTTGAGCATTCCAGAGTGGTTCCTGTTCCGGACATGGGCTTTTTGCCAGGCGTGTTTACAGGTCTCGATATCCTCCAGGAGATGAAGTTTGATCAACTCCGCGGCAAGCGACTGGCGGTCCTCACAAACCAGAGTGCACTGAACAGGGGTGGCAAGCATCTCCTGGACCTTCTGGCGGAAAAGAAAGATAAGTTCGATGTAAAGATAATCTTCACACCGCAATATGGTATCCTCACCGATCCAGTCCATTCCCTTAAGCCACCGCCCGACCGTATGGATCAAAGATTTGACGCCAAGATTAAACGGCTTTGGGGGCGGGAGTACAGGCCCAATGTACTTGATCTTCGGGAGGTGGATCTGGTGATTATAGACTTGCAGGACACGGGGGTGCGATTCCATACACTCATGACAACGGTCACCAAAGTGATGGAAGCGGCGGCGGAGTACGAGAAACCGGTGATCATACTGGATCGGCCAAATCCGATAAATGGGAATATCCTTGACGGGCCAGTGGTGAGGCCCCAGTTCCAGTCTTTCGTGGGTTACCATCTCGTGCCCATTCGCCACGGGATGACTGTTGGTGAGTATGCCCTTATGGTGAATGAGACTGGATGGATCCGCCAGTCCGTTACTTGTGACCTGACGGTTATTCCCATGTCCAATTGGCGCCGGGAAATGTGGATGAACGAAACGGGCCTCACCATGACACCTCTCTGGAAAGAGATTGCCGATCCGGTGACGCTGGCTGCCGCTGTCGGGACGGGCCTTTTGGAGGGGACAAACCTCTCTTTTGGTGAAGGGACGTCCGAACCCTACAGGATCGTGGGTGCACCGTGGCTGGTACCCAATCAATTGCTCATGGGGCTGAACAGAGCAGGTCTGGCCGGTGTTCGTTTCAGTGAAGTGACTTTTATGCCTGATTCTCTGTCGCCGATCGTCTCAAATCCTATCTATCGTGGTCAGGAATGTTATGGCGTTAAACTGGTTATCGAAAATCCAGACCGATTTGATTCAGTGAGAACTACCATAACGATCCTTTCCCTTACCGCTCATCTTGAACCCCGCCGATTCAAGTGGACGGGAAACAACTATGTAGATAAGCTGTACGGGCACAACTACCTTCGCATTTTCATTGCCCAGGAGAGAGACATCAGGAAGCTCCCCGCCACATGGTCCGAAGAATTGATCAGGTTTAACCAGTTTCGCCAGAAATTTCTCCTTTATTGA
- a CDS encoding sodium:solute symporter, with amino-acid sequence MQSWRRFSTKRPPDFVQTVDFIVLFGYLTIVSGVALWAGGKQSSAKSYFLAEQNLPWWMIMLSVVATETSVLTFLSIPGVAYWGDLGFLQLALGYIAGRWIVARYLLPLYFEEGLESTYEFLRNRWGQSVQRFGSLVFQVTRILADGVRLFMTAIPLALITGWSYGTSIAVIAVFTLVYTILGGIRSVVWADSIQFFIYIIGAFVTMGLLSILVDGGWLTIFAEARAAGKLAIFHGGDPVTQQYHFLTAIAGGMFLSLASHGTDHLMVQRLMAARNARDGQKALIGSGFMAFFQFALFLLVGIGIWVYYKGADINSNEVFSTFIINNLPVGLRGLIVAAIFSAAMSTLSSSINALASSTMTDWIKWLMPDLYTLRTSRLLSLIWTVVLAGGATLFTSMEGPLVEIALAIASFTYGGLLGFFLLGRVKAEFPASSVITGFVASIAVMVFVVSFTAVAWPWYTLIGLSVMVSTSVTMHLIQK; translated from the coding sequence ATGCAGTCATGGAGGCGATTCTCAACAAAACGTCCTCCTGATTTTGTGCAGACTGTCGATTTTATTGTTCTTTTTGGCTATCTGACCATTGTTTCCGGAGTGGCACTCTGGGCTGGGGGCAAACAGTCCTCAGCAAAATCATATTTTCTGGCGGAGCAAAATCTACCGTGGTGGATGATTATGCTTTCGGTGGTGGCCACAGAGACGTCTGTCCTCACCTTTTTGAGCATTCCCGGTGTTGCCTACTGGGGAGACTTGGGGTTCCTTCAGCTGGCTTTGGGGTACATTGCCGGTCGATGGATCGTGGCCCGATATTTGTTGCCACTCTATTTTGAAGAGGGGTTAGAATCTACCTACGAATTTTTGCGCAACCGGTGGGGACAATCGGTCCAACGCTTCGGTTCACTGGTTTTCCAGGTAACGCGGATTCTGGCCGATGGTGTACGGCTTTTCATGACAGCCATTCCCTTGGCACTGATTACCGGTTGGTCATATGGCACCTCCATCGCAGTCATTGCGGTGTTTACGCTTGTCTACACCATTCTGGGTGGTATCCGGTCTGTGGTTTGGGCCGATTCCATTCAGTTTTTCATTTATATCATCGGTGCTTTCGTCACTATGGGCCTGTTGAGCATCTTGGTGGACGGTGGGTGGTTAACCATTTTCGCCGAAGCACGGGCTGCAGGAAAACTGGCTATTTTTCACGGCGGCGATCCGGTTACTCAGCAGTACCACTTTCTCACTGCGATAGCAGGGGGGATGTTTCTGTCGCTGGCCTCCCACGGCACGGACCACCTTATGGTTCAGCGTCTTATGGCAGCAAGAAACGCTAGGGACGGGCAGAAAGCCCTTATAGGAAGCGGTTTTATGGCTTTCTTCCAGTTCGCTCTTTTCCTTCTGGTTGGGATAGGGATATGGGTTTACTACAAAGGCGCCGACATAAACAGTAACGAAGTTTTCTCAACGTTCATTATCAATAATCTACCTGTTGGCCTTCGGGGACTCATTGTTGCTGCAATTTTTTCAGCGGCCATGTCAACATTGAGTTCGTCCATCAATGCACTGGCTTCTTCCACCATGACGGACTGGATCAAGTGGCTCATGCCTGATCTATATACACTCCGTACATCTCGCCTACTTTCACTCATCTGGACTGTTGTGCTGGCCGGCGGAGCTACACTGTTTACATCAATGGAAGGGCCTCTGGTGGAGATCGCCCTAGCAATCGCCTCCTTCACCTATGGTGGTCTGCTTGGGTTTTTTCTTTTGGGCAGAGTGAAGGCGGAGTTTCCTGCCTCATCGGTCATAACAGGTTTTGTCGCTTCCATTGCGGTCATGGTTTTCGTTGTTAGCTTTACCGCCGTGGCGTGGCCGTGGTATACACTTATCGGTCTGTCTGTTATGGTAAGCACATCTGTCACAATGCATCTCATTCAGAAATGA
- the alr gene encoding alanine racemase, which produces MANPIAEIHLDRLVHNYRLIKNRAGKAEVLAVVKADGYGHGAVPISQALEKAGVNYFGVFTIGEALELREAGIKGEIIMFERLSNEAVSLAVEHAITVNVSWFGDLDFLAENFQKGGLVPKYHIKVDTGMTRLGIPYDEAASVTARIVEGTGQKPEGVYTHLSTSDEGDLSFAYEQKKLFEVTVKQIRKICSPDWVHIANSGALVNMPDSFYNMVRVGMLFYGADPSEEMINPLSIEPVMNFKGEIVLVRRVAAETPISYGALYRPKTDIMLAVVQVGFADGMPRPWFERGFVGWNGGRYKIAGRICMDQFMVDFGESEPSEGDTVLIWGKDDENVIPIEEISRDIGLNPYTLFTAMSGNRVERIYLNE; this is translated from the coding sequence ATGGCTAACCCCATTGCTGAAATACACCTCGACCGCCTTGTTCACAATTATAGGCTTATCAAGAATCGTGCTGGCAAGGCTGAAGTGTTGGCAGTTGTTAAGGCTGATGGCTATGGCCACGGCGCAGTACCTATCTCTCAGGCGCTGGAAAAAGCGGGTGTCAATTATTTTGGAGTTTTTACCATTGGTGAAGCGCTGGAGCTGAGGGAGGCTGGTATCAAGGGTGAGATTATTATGTTTGAGCGTCTTTCCAATGAGGCTGTTTCTCTTGCTGTAGAACATGCAATTACTGTCAATGTTTCATGGTTTGGAGATCTTGATTTCTTAGCGGAAAACTTTCAGAAGGGAGGACTTGTACCAAAGTATCACATTAAAGTTGACACAGGTATGACCAGGCTGGGGATACCCTATGATGAAGCTGCATCCGTTACCGCCCGGATTGTGGAAGGAACTGGCCAGAAACCTGAAGGGGTCTACACCCATCTCTCCACCTCGGACGAAGGTGATTTATCATTTGCCTATGAACAGAAAAAACTTTTCGAGGTTACCGTAAAGCAAATAAGGAAAATATGCTCGCCCGATTGGGTACATATTGCCAACAGTGGTGCACTGGTTAATATGCCGGATTCTTTCTACAATATGGTACGTGTGGGAATGCTCTTTTACGGCGCGGATCCTTCTGAGGAAATGATCAATCCACTTTCAATTGAACCAGTGATGAATTTCAAAGGGGAGATTGTTCTCGTCAGGCGCGTGGCTGCTGAAACACCAATCAGTTACGGTGCCCTTTATCGTCCGAAGACCGACATCATGCTGGCGGTGGTTCAGGTGGGCTTCGCTGACGGCATGCCGAGACCGTGGTTCGAGCGGGGTTTTGTCGGCTGGAATGGGGGGCGGTATAAAATTGCAGGTCGAATTTGCATGGATCAGTTCATGGTGGACTTCGGGGAAAGCGAACCTTCCGAAGGCGACACCGTGTTGATATGGGGTAAAGATGATGAAAATGTCATTCCAATTGAAGAAATTAGCAGAGATATAGGGCTGAATCCATACACACTTTTCACGGCCATGAGCGGCAATAGAGTTGAAAGGATATATCTGAATGAATAG
- a CDS encoding copper chaperone, whose amino-acid sequence MKRTSFFAIIIIAMVILVGGTYEAETVETASISIEGMRCGACCTKVETALTGKNGVKTVSVNLESKFAIVEYYPAKVAKAELVKAVADAGFAVNEAACEYSVEKTKAAAEGASCNLKSKKKAI is encoded by the coding sequence ATGAAGAGAACATCATTTTTCGCAATAATCATCATCGCTATGGTTATTCTTGTCGGTGGTACCTATGAAGCCGAGACGGTTGAAACAGCGTCCATTTCTATAGAAGGGATGCGTTGCGGTGCTTGTTGCACAAAGGTTGAGACGGCGCTAACGGGGAAGAATGGGGTAAAAACTGTATCAGTTAATCTTGAGAGTAAGTTTGCCATCGTTGAATATTATCCCGCCAAAGTTGCAAAAGCGGAGCTGGTGAAAGCTGTTGCTGACGCTGGTTTTGCGGTGAATGAGGCTGCTTGTGAATACAGCGTTGAAAAAACCAAAGCTGCCGCGGAAGGTGCCTCATGTAATCTTAAATCGAAGAAAAAAGCGATTTAG
- a CDS encoding acyl-CoA thioesterase, translating to MEQVTARYSQLVMPNDLNNIGTLFGGKMVSWMDIAAAKAIQRFLRGTEAAGGVTKAIDEVVFSEPVFGGEWVNFDATVISAGTTSITVRVSVRAENAGGNARDVCEAIFTMVAVKKGGGGRWVKVAHGKSLN from the coding sequence ATGGAACAGGTAACAGCAAGGTACAGCCAGCTTGTTATGCCGAATGATCTGAACAACATCGGTACGCTTTTCGGTGGTAAGATGGTATCGTGGATGGACATCGCCGCGGCAAAGGCTATTCAGCGTTTTCTCCGAGGGACGGAGGCAGCAGGTGGCGTTACTAAAGCCATTGATGAAGTGGTTTTCTCCGAACCGGTATTCGGCGGAGAGTGGGTGAATTTCGATGCAACTGTCATCTCGGCGGGTACCACTTCAATAACAGTAAGGGTGAGTGTCCGGGCCGAAAACGCCGGAGGCAATGCAAGAGATGTCTGCGAAGCAATATTCACCATGGTGGCTGTGAAAAAAGGTGGCGGTGGCCGGTGGGTAAAAGTGGCCCACGGTAAATCTCTTAATTAG
- a CDS encoding beta-N-acetylglucosaminidase has protein sequence MNSAKQLVLGILLLGFWHCTPPSPDIKVTLKELSLNELNIEEKVGQLFMVRYTGDYYRNDAHRFQNVKRLITERHLGGVITFVGSVHGTVANLNEFQSFSKIPLLVAADFERGVGQKIDGATLFPSNMAMAATGDPELSYEQGKITALEARALGVHVTFSPVLDVNSNPQNPIINFRSYGDSPEIVSKYGNAFIRGAQDHGLIACAKHFPGHGNTGVDSHSTLPVITSDEATFRKIDLAPFKAAVDAEVGMMMIAHIAIPDMDESRLPATLSYKLNGQILREEFGFNGLIVTDAMEMGGITEAFWSAEAAIRTIEAGSDIVLLPIENDTAIDGVIEAVRRGRLSEERINESVQKILQAKKELGLWEKRTVSVKNARDVLSGRQHTSSSAKAARKSITLVKDEKNNIPIHVGSSKKMSHILLATSEGMLSFSSPFRSAVSRLHGNVDSQFLYQPLSETQISEIVAESDSSDHILVSLLIRVAEFLGTFTIDSTHRELITKLQETGKPVVVVSFGSPYVSDVDEIGSYLAGYGYGSISMRAMADALFGATSITGTLPVDLSPSLPQGHGVERRFGEPLPMSSEKIDFSAARSLLEKALTDSVFPGASTVVLKNGKIVWAHQTGRHTYDPLSESVSSETIYDLASLTKVVATTGVAMKLVAQRKLPLDEPVKDFIPEFTGGGKEKVTIRHLLTHSAGLKPFDEYPLGSTADVILSDIIQRPLVYEPGKEYRYSDFGPILLAKICEKVSGKAFEDLAASHIFKPLGMKSTFFNPDSSVLVRVAPTEIDDRYGRGLVHGIVHDERAWQLGGVAGHAGLFSTADDLAAYAQMMMDEGFYGGRRYFSRSIIEDFTRKQEMPTTSDRALGWDTRAKEGSSSGDYFSESSFGHTGFTGTSMWIDPVRRIGVILLTNRVHPTREREGITQVRRDFHNAVMEAILNKTSS, from the coding sequence ATGAATAGTGCGAAACAACTGGTTCTGGGAATCTTGTTATTAGGCTTTTGGCACTGTACACCACCATCTCCTGATATTAAAGTAACACTTAAAGAATTATCCTTAAATGAACTTAATATTGAAGAAAAGGTCGGACAATTATTCATGGTGAGGTATACTGGTGATTATTACCGCAATGATGCCCACAGGTTCCAGAATGTGAAGCGACTTATCACTGAGCGCCACCTTGGTGGCGTTATCACTTTTGTAGGATCGGTACACGGAACGGTGGCAAACTTGAATGAATTCCAGTCCTTTTCAAAAATTCCCTTACTTGTGGCGGCCGATTTTGAGAGGGGTGTAGGTCAGAAGATTGATGGTGCTACACTTTTTCCTTCCAATATGGCCATGGCTGCCACCGGGGATCCGGAGCTCTCTTACGAGCAGGGTAAGATCACTGCTTTGGAAGCGCGTGCTCTCGGTGTCCACGTCACATTTTCACCTGTGTTGGATGTGAATAGCAATCCGCAAAATCCTATCATCAACTTCAGGTCTTATGGTGATTCGCCGGAGATCGTTTCAAAGTATGGTAATGCCTTTATCAGAGGTGCACAGGATCACGGCCTTATCGCCTGCGCCAAGCACTTCCCCGGTCACGGTAATACGGGCGTCGATTCGCACAGCACATTGCCGGTTATTACATCTGATGAGGCGACCTTCAGGAAAATCGACCTGGCACCATTCAAGGCCGCCGTCGATGCAGAAGTAGGTATGATGATGATTGCTCACATTGCAATACCCGATATGGACGAGAGTCGCTTGCCTGCAACCCTATCCTACAAACTTAACGGTCAAATACTGAGAGAAGAGTTCGGCTTCAACGGACTCATCGTGACCGATGCCATGGAGATGGGTGGCATTACGGAAGCTTTCTGGTCTGCTGAGGCGGCAATTCGAACAATTGAGGCAGGTTCTGATATCGTTTTGCTCCCTATTGAAAATGATACAGCTATTGACGGTGTCATCGAAGCTGTGCGGCGCGGACGGCTTTCTGAAGAAAGAATCAATGAATCGGTTCAGAAGATTCTTCAAGCTAAGAAAGAGTTGGGCTTGTGGGAAAAACGGACCGTTTCTGTGAAGAATGCAAGAGATGTTCTGAGTGGAAGGCAACACACCTCCTCATCAGCCAAGGCAGCGCGAAAGTCCATCACCTTGGTCAAGGATGAGAAAAATAATATTCCCATCCATGTAGGCTCCAGTAAGAAAATGAGTCATATTCTCCTTGCCACCAGTGAAGGGATGCTCTCTTTTTCGAGTCCCTTTCGATCTGCCGTTTCCAGACTTCACGGCAATGTTGATTCCCAGTTCCTCTACCAACCTCTGTCAGAAACCCAGATTTCAGAGATCGTGGCGGAGTCAGATTCTTCTGATCATATTCTCGTGTCTCTACTCATCCGCGTTGCCGAGTTTCTCGGTACGTTTACAATTGATTCAACGCATCGTGAGCTTATCACTAAACTGCAAGAGACTGGAAAACCTGTTGTGGTGGTCTCGTTTGGTTCTCCATACGTCAGTGATGTGGATGAGATTGGCAGTTACCTGGCCGGTTACGGCTACGGGTCAATCTCTATGCGGGCCATGGCTGATGCTCTCTTTGGCGCCACCAGCATTACTGGCACGCTTCCGGTGGACCTCAGTCCGTCATTGCCTCAGGGGCATGGAGTGGAAAGAAGATTCGGTGAGCCGTTGCCCATGTCATCGGAAAAGATCGATTTCAGCGCCGCCCGATCTCTACTTGAAAAAGCCTTAACCGATTCTGTTTTTCCCGGAGCCTCGACCGTTGTATTGAAGAACGGAAAAATTGTCTGGGCACATCAGACCGGTCGTCACACTTATGATCCATTGTCTGAGTCTGTATCATCTGAGACAATCTATGACCTTGCTTCACTAACAAAAGTTGTTGCCACAACGGGTGTGGCCATGAAACTGGTCGCGCAAAGGAAGCTGCCACTGGATGAGCCGGTGAAAGATTTTATCCCCGAATTCACCGGCGGAGGAAAGGAGAAAGTGACCATTAGACACCTGCTGACCCATTCCGCCGGGCTGAAGCCATTCGATGAATACCCTTTGGGCTCAACGGCTGATGTCATTCTCTCAGACATCATTCAGCGGCCACTGGTTTATGAGCCAGGGAAAGAGTACAGGTACAGCGATTTCGGTCCTATCCTTCTGGCCAAGATCTGTGAAAAAGTATCAGGCAAAGCTTTTGAAGATCTTGCCGCTAGTCACATTTTCAAACCGCTTGGCATGAAGAGTACCTTTTTCAATCCCGATTCGTCAGTTCTTGTGCGGGTGGCCCCTACGGAGATTGATGACAGGTACGGCCGGGGACTCGTCCACGGCATCGTTCATGATGAGCGAGCGTGGCAGCTGGGTGGAGTGGCTGGTCATGCGGGACTTTTTTCCACAGCCGATGATCTGGCAGCCTACGCGCAGATGATGATGGATGAAGGATTCTATGGGGGACGGCGCTATTTCAGTCGTTCGATCATCGAGGATTTCACCCGAAAACAGGAGATGCCAACCACTAGCGATAGGGCACTAGGATGGGACACACGGGCAAAGGAAGGCAGCTCGTCTGGAGATTATTTCAGCGAAAGCAGTTTTGGTCACACCGGATTTACGGGAACATCCATGTGGATCGATCCGGTCCGTCGCATCGGGGTGATTCTCCTCACGAACAGGGTGCACCCTACGAGAGAGAGGGAAGGGATTACACAGGTTCGCCGGGATTTCCACAATGCAGTCATGGAGGCGATTCTCAACAAAACGTCCTCCTGA
- a CDS encoding MFS transporter, with translation MKQKNRTQTISWCFYDFGNSAFTTLVVTFIYSTYFTQAIAPDEITGTLLWSRGISISAILIALLSPILGAIADQTGLRRRMLISTTLISVAATFLLYYPTEGMIREALILFVVGNVCFELGSVFYNSYLPEIAPQEKVGRISGYGWSFGYVGGLLAMFIAMVGFVNPETPWFGLARDGEHIRATNILVAGWFAVFSLPLFFSVREVPKKGRGSLGKVINDSFIQLKDTYQHISNYRQIVRLLIARLVYNDGLVTIFAFGAIYAAGTFDFTFEEIMIFGVVLNVTAGLGAFLMGFFDDRLGGRNTIIVSLFGLIVATLGAVAAPNKTFFWASGILVGIFAGPNQSASRSLMARFIPKANTNEFFGFFAFSGKLTSFLGPLLLGIFTSTFGSQRMGVSVILVFFVFGLWLIYRVDEEEGKRLATISTSVS, from the coding sequence TTGAAGCAGAAGAACAGAACCCAGACCATCAGCTGGTGTTTTTATGACTTCGGCAATTCCGCATTTACCACCCTTGTTGTTACGTTTATCTATTCCACCTATTTCACCCAGGCCATTGCCCCGGATGAAATTACGGGTACCTTACTTTGGTCCAGAGGTATATCCATCAGTGCAATTCTGATCGCACTCTTATCGCCCATTTTAGGGGCGATAGCTGACCAGACGGGTCTCAGGCGGCGGATGCTGATCTCCACCACACTAATTTCAGTTGCGGCAACATTTCTGCTCTATTACCCAACGGAAGGAATGATCCGCGAAGCGCTGATTCTTTTCGTCGTTGGTAATGTCTGTTTTGAACTGGGCAGTGTATTCTACAATTCTTATCTACCAGAAATTGCGCCTCAGGAAAAGGTGGGTAGAATTTCAGGATACGGCTGGAGCTTTGGCTATGTGGGAGGGTTGCTCGCCATGTTTATAGCCATGGTCGGTTTTGTTAATCCCGAAACACCTTGGTTCGGTTTGGCCCGGGATGGTGAACACATAAGGGCCACGAACATTTTGGTGGCGGGGTGGTTTGCCGTTTTCAGTCTGCCACTTTTTTTTTCCGTACGGGAAGTGCCAAAAAAAGGGAGAGGAAGCTTGGGGAAGGTCATTAATGATTCTTTCATCCAGCTGAAAGATACCTATCAGCATATTTCAAACTACCGCCAGATCGTCAGGCTCCTCATTGCACGGCTTGTTTACAATGATGGACTGGTAACAATATTTGCTTTCGGTGCCATTTATGCAGCCGGCACCTTTGATTTCACATTTGAGGAAATCATGATATTCGGCGTGGTTCTGAATGTGACCGCCGGCCTTGGTGCCTTTCTCATGGGCTTTTTTGATGATAGGCTAGGTGGAAGAAATACTATCATTGTGAGTCTTTTCGGTCTCATTGTTGCAACATTGGGTGCTGTTGCGGCGCCGAACAAAACCTTTTTCTGGGCGTCTGGAATTCTCGTGGGTATCTTTGCCGGACCTAACCAGTCTGCCAGCCGCTCGCTCATGGCTCGTTTCATACCGAAGGCAAATACCAATGAATTTTTTGGCTTTTTCGCCTTTTCCGGTAAACTGACTTCCTTCTTGGGACCGCTATTACTTGGCATCTTTACGAGTACGTTTGGTTCACAGCGGATGGGTGTGTCGGTGATACTGGTTTTTTTTGTGTTTGGGCTTTGGCTCATTTATAGAGTGGATGAGGAAGAAGGAAAGAGGCTAGCGACCATATCGACCTCGGTCAGTTGA